The window TTGTTCCCTGCAATCAGCTTGGTGCCAGCAGGCATGGTGGTTAGGATGATGTTCCTGCCCAGACTGCTGATACTGCtcagaaaagagaggaaatgaacaaaaacatgtCACTAGCCCAACTAACAGCTGTAGAGAAGGaccatgtaaagaaaaaaagacaatacataatataataaataaatatattaagaGGATCCAAAATGTATACTTCTGCCATTACAgtataaacaaaatataaacaatagTTGCAAGGTAGTTGCCATCACCTGATGATGAAGGCCCAATAGAGGTTAAACCTCAAAGCATTGAATCTCACAGCAcgtgaaataaaatatataatgaaaaTACCTAAATAATACaatctttacaaaaaaaaagtgtgcagATGATGAGACTCACTTTGTGTTAAGGCTTCCTTTCACAATCGGTGTGGTCACAACACTTTTGCTCTTCAGTGGTTGGTtcaggacagagagaggcacAGTTATCCGTGCAGGTAACTTTCCCTACAGTGTTGTCAAAACAAGAGGATTGTTCCTGAGTCATGGGACAGAATTGATTTCCTAGACTTAAGTGAGTTCCTCATTGATGGATTATTTCATGAGAAAACTATACAAATTAATAAATCAACTATTAACAGCATTTTTCAAGAAGAATATAGTAATTTAAATCACACAAAGCACATCCAACTGCAACTCAAATGACCACttataaacacatttcatttccgTTTTGTCTTTGGgagcaaaataaaaagatttgtgctcAGCCGTTTCTGTTATCTCAGATCACATCAAAAGCATATTTTGAGTTGTTTGACATAGGCAAATGTGAGCTGTTTGTTGGAGGTTtgctttatatacagtatcataGCTGACTGTGGTCTGGGGTTGCATGCATCCCCTTACTGTAGGGGCTGGTGCTTTTGACTTTCTACTACTTTATATCCCATGACCTAGGCGAGTGAAAAACACTTGGTTGAACCTGCATTACAATATAACACTtattatatgatatgatataatGGTTTAAGACTATTTAGGATTTCTGGTGCACCATATCTATAATCATATTAAATAACATACCTTATCCGAAGGGAATGATGgccaaattaacaaaaaaaacttgcaaTTTCCTTCAAATATATAGAGAAACAGAATAATTTCCTTACCGTTTGTGTAGTAACCACTGTAGCTGGGACTTGCcgcacagtggctgtagctgttCCTAGAGTCAGAGGTGAGCACGAGACTCCAGGAGCCACTGTGATCCCCTTAGCACCAGCCACAACACTGGCAGCCATGGTCACTACATTAGCACATGTAGACGCTGTGAGTGTTTTACTGCCGGTGGTGGTTGTCATCGTGATGGTCTGACCCTGTTTCTGTGGAATAACACCAAGGCCTGGCATTATACGAATGGTGGCACCACTCTTGTCAGGGGAGGTCACGCTGGAGAAGGTCCTAGATTTTTGGTCAGCCATGGTGACAGCCAACGTGGGCATCAGACGTATTGCTGTGTCTCCTGCAGCCTTCAACAAGTTAGCGGTAACAGGGCCTGCTTTGGTGGTCTGTACTTCCCCTGTGCAAGATGTAGCACTGGAGGCAGAGGAAGGTGAATGGTGGGGCGGCGTCACATGGAGAGTTGCCGATATGCTCTTGCTGCCTGTAGTGGCACTGCTAAGGAAGTCAGGGGTGAGTTTGACAGTTGCAACTGGGGATTTAGCAAGAGTTGCCATCATATCTGGGGTGATCCGCAGCACCGTCTGGCCTTTTGCGTCTGTGGTGATGGAGGACGGTGGAAGACGTAGGACATCTTTACCCTGGATGCGCAGATTTGTAGCCGTTATTGGAATTCCTGCTCCTCCGGTCTTCATTCCCAATTGGCCTGTGATGGACAccttaaaagaagaaaaaaaatgtaacataccAAAAGATACATCTTGTGATCATTAACATGGCAAATGACATTTGTTACTTATTTAAAGGATAGAGATTTTTACTATTATAGTTCCATAACCTGAAGACTTTTTTCTGTTGATACCAGATAAGGCCAGATTTCCTATGCAGGACATAGGCTGaactaaactgaactgaaagacTTATTTCTGCACTTGTACTTTTAAGTATGTCTAAGTTACTTATTCATTAAAATTTGGCATTGAGTATTTAAGGAGTACAATGTGTCTATATGTTATCTACCTGTAAATAGCTTTTTGTAGTTTGAGGGCATGGCTACCTCTACACATTTTAAATCTGTAAAACAACCAACTTCCAGCCAGGTGGAGACATTCTTACAGGTCAAGACTGTTCAGGAAAGTGTAACTGGCCAAATATCCCAGTTGAAACAAACTGGTTCACCTGTTTGATATTCGGGCTGGTGACTCCTTGCAGCATAGCAGGGGAAACAGGGTTGTTAGCCGGGCTACCAGGTGATCTAGCTTGAGGTTTGGCCACAGCTacagcagacacagacagggtGGTCGGCACCTGGACCGGACTGGCAGACTGACTCCTCAgaggcacagaaaccactgccTATTGATATAGATAATAAACAGACAGAATTCTTATGCATTTGTAAtatgcaaaaacaacaaacacagctCTTCATCTAATTACCTGTGAAATGCTCTTGGCTGACATTGACACCGGCATCCTGATCTGGTGAGGGGTCTGATGTACCAGTGTGGCCTGCTGACCTCCTACCGAAGAACCCAGACCAGGCTGAGTGGAAACAACCCGCACCTGAGGGAGGGAGCCCGTCGCCAGGTGACTCACTATCCGAGCCGCGTGTTGGGATGTGACTGGCTGTGAAACTGGTGGACAAGCCTGACTGGTGGGTAAGATGGTTCCCAGCTGGGGCAACGAGGGAGGGGACACAAGAAGAACACTGGGAGAGCGAGATAGGGCAAGAGAGGAGAAAAGCCTATTTCAAATTACACAGATgaaacatggatgcatggatcgTACTAtattaaaaagaacaaaaactctTGTGTCACACTGACCCTGTGCTGGTTTTGATTGTATCCGGGACTCCGGTCTTTGTTGGCGTGGTGGTTGTGCAGGGTAAGGGTGACATAGGGGTTCCAGGTGTGTTTGGGGTAGGTGTTGTTGGGGTTGGTGACATGGGATTGGAGCCTATATCCTGTCCTGCCTCCAGACATCCCGTGGTTTTACTGCTTCCGTCTTTACTTCCGGACTTCTAAAACATTAACAGGAGATTCTTAACCAACATGTTGCTCTCAGACACTGATAAACAACAACTTAGAATTCCAAGTGGGAAAACAATAACTTCCACTACAGTAAATAGTGTATGTTTTACATTGTGTGCAGCTAGGTGCAGTTTCTGCAGTAAAATGGAGGCAGTGGACTCACAGGCTTAGATGCAGGTTTAGGTTTCTGCTGTAGGGCTTTTCTTGcttttgcagcagcagcttgAGCCTGGTGGATCCTCTCTGGATGAAAGAGACAAACATGGAAATTAACATTTTTCCAAATCCTAAATACAAGGAGCATATACTATGAGACACTTTGCTCATCTCCATGTGAGTGCAATCCCACTATGGTAAAGAACAAGGTGATAGAAGAATAAAGGAATAAAAGGTTGAACATTTTCTAATTCTACACATCCATGGTTTAAAACCACACAAATTATTAGAATTATATCTATCAAGCAGATCTATCTAGGAAATTAAGTAAATCTTCTATTCAGACAATAGTGGATAATCAAACTAGAAAAAAAGGCTCCTTGTTGGTTGTTTCCAATCAAAAACTACAGGATTAGAGATCTTTACACTTCTGAACAAACTTCAAAAAGGTGAACAGTTAAACCCTAAAGTCGGGAAAATGGTTTCTTACCAAACTCCTCTTGACTGCGACTGCGGTGCAGGTAAATCCAGAGCTTGCGTCCTATGTCATACTTTACACAGGGGTCTTTCTCATAGTGAAGTCTATCCAGAGCCCCACTGACAACTGTGTTCACCTAAATGGCAAAGAAGACAATAACTTAAAGACTGCAGGCCAATGTAAGGTACACACAAGTCACTCTTTAAGTTATtgtcttatatatatatatatatatatatatatatatatatatatatatatatatatatatatagtatatatatatatatatatatagcacatatatatatatatatatatatatatatatatatatatatatatatatatatatatatatatatatatatatatatcacacctGTGCACTGGTGACATCTGGAGCGAGAAACTGTGAGTCTTTCAAAAGTTCACAGATCTCTGCCCTCGTTCCTTCTCCATTGGGTAACCTGGCTGCTGCATCCCGCACTATGGAAGAAAGTGGTTGGAAGTCAGAAGTGTCCGATTGGTTTCCTTTGCACACACTGAAAACTGATTCTCTACAGCCTGACAAAGGAGTCAGAGTAAAACAGAAGGCCTAACCCAGAGAGAGAATGGTGACATATGGTGGTCGGTCCGAGCGGAGCAATGTGTGCTCCCTGGCTTTGTTGAGAGACATCTCCTTATCAAACACCCCTTTAACAGGCCCCACCACAGATTCAAAGCCGTGCATCCTAAAGGTGAAGGCTTTATGTGGCTGGTTGTATCGCTGCTGCTCCTAATAGAACAAAAAAGTATGTCTGTAAAACTTAGTATGTTCATGTCCAGGCAAAAGAGGCAAAATGTTGTAAATAACAAAAAGATTCCAGCAGCACAAACAAACCTGGATTTGAAACACTTGTCTCTCATCTCCAGTACTGGGCCGCACCACATAATCAGTTGAGCTGCTTGGTTAAAGATATTACACTGTTAACTTCAACAACCACGATATTGTAACTCAAACTGCTTTATTATGTTAATGTCAGGCTACAAATAACAATTATCTTTATCAATAGTTAAACTACTGATTTTCTGATTGAGCAATTAACTATTTGCCatctaaaatacacaaaattagGTTAGTAAAAAAGGCATCCTTAGTCCTACCGACAATGCAAAAAACAATAATCAATAAATTTACGGTCAATCAGCTAGTTAATTAGTTACATTGTTTGTGATTTTATCATGTTTGCAATGCCTTATAGATCACTGAATCTTACACTCTCGATGTGGGAGAAGTCATCTCTAgcatgtcttcattttctgtctgtggaagacagaaaaatcctgtttacattttgtcgcaaataaaaaagtgttaaaCATGGTAAACAGTAAACAAGTAGCATAGCATAGTACAAACTGCAGAGTCATTGCTGAAACTGTACCTGTAATATAATAATTGTACTACCTTAATAACTAAATCTTTGGAGTCCAGCCACAGCTGACAGAGTGCACTGAGATCCTTCTCTGTATCCTGAGTGGGgcctaaaaaataaatgattgacTTTAATCCTCAAGAATACAATCAGTCTGAATACCAAGCACTGCATTAATCAGGGATTTTAATAGCTGCTTCCTCTTACCAATCCACCTCCACTGCTGAGATTCATCAGCAAATTCCAGAAATGGAGAAAAGCCACTGGGGAGTGCCATCATCCCATCTGATTAACAAagataacatacagtacatgagtaACATGGGGTGGATAATAAAGCCTGACCATTTCAGTGTGACCACGGCTAGTTACCTTTAGTCTCTCCTGCAAGAAACTGCAAGGCTTGAAGAACCAAGTCAGACCAACATGGGACAGATGAAAACCACACGTTGAGACAGCTGGCTGGAGAAGACTGCCACATTTGAACTTTCTCCTCTAACTGACACACAATGACAAACATCACAATGTAGGCCTTATGTGTAGTCGGAACtgtgatcgattttataatatatatgtgaGACTCTGTAATAAGTGCATACCAGTGAAGTGCTGTTAAGGGTTTCTGCCCTTAAGATGCTCTCCAACAAGCTGAAGAAACTGATAGCTATTTCTTCAACTGGAACCGGGCTGCTCTGAGACTCTTCCACAATTCTGCAATAATGGTATGGTTCTTTACATTAGTCTTTGATTACAGGAGACCCATTGAAAATATACATATTGTCACGGCACGACTTACATGGTCACAGAGACTGGGAGTTTACAAAGGGGAAGATTGGGAGCAGCTGCGGGAGATGACAGTTTGAGGATCGGAGTTTCAGGAAGAGATGCTGTTGCTGATTGTCGCGACAGAGATCCCCTTTTTCCC is drawn from Sander vitreus isolate 19-12246 chromosome 13, sanVit1, whole genome shotgun sequence and contains these coding sequences:
- the nfrkb gene encoding nuclear factor related to kappa-B-binding protein isoform X1, whose translation is MDALTHMLTDPLDPKEENDGQITEECMLGNCRLNLPEDLLEDPDIFFSVMSESTWSEVLSDSQRKHLRQFLPQFPDNNVAEQDSTISDLFNNKDFNFGNPLYLAQKQFRDGYFNPEVVKYRQLCAKSQRKRQLYSLQQYYHKLLKHILVSRKELLEFAVHNGLDFPPKRKLPTKTHVEMREPRVRRRLSRILKEVKTECGDSNVSSDDDDISSWTPAPQSPPSPTPTVSLRVLPSLSTQDMKTTEKIELGERDLKAMLQNHREKRKRQPDHPDLVTSDLHLGDILSRANIGRKGTVPLFDLSLPKKKIKDERRKKKMRTIKVESEDPCEILAPSDTPSAPPTSIINSLPDTPSTPLPNIKEEIVEESQSSPVPVEEIAISFFSLLESILRAETLNSTSLLEEKVQMWQSSPASCLNVWFSSVPCWSDLVLQALQFLAGETKDGMMALPSGFSPFLEFADESQQWRWIGPTQDTEKDLSALCQLWLDSKDLVIKTENEDMLEMTSPTSRVSTDYVVRPSTGDERQVFQIQEQQRYNQPHKAFTFRMHGFESVVGPVKGVFDKEMSLNKAREHTLLRSDRPPYVTILSLVRDAAARLPNGEGTRAEICELLKDSQFLAPDVTSAQVNTVVSGALDRLHYEKDPCVKYDIGRKLWIYLHRSRSQEEFERIHQAQAAAAKARKALQQKPKPASKPKSGSKDGSSKTTGCLEAGQDIGSNPMSPTPTTPTPNTPGTPMSPLPCTTTTPTKTGVPDTIKTSTGLFSSLALSRSPSVLLVSPPSLPQLGTILPTSQACPPVSQPVTSQHAARIVSHLATGSLPQVRVVSTQPGLGSSVGGQQATLVHQTPHQIRMPVSMSAKSISQAVVSVPLRSQSASPVQVPTTLSVSAVAVAKPQARSPGSPANNPVSPAMLQGVTSPNIKQVSITGQLGMKTGGAGIPITATNLRIQGKDVLRLPPSSITTDAKGQTVLRITPDMMATLAKSPVATVKLTPDFLSSATTGSKSISATLHVTPPHHSPSSASSATSCTGEVQTTKAGPVTANLLKAAGDTAIRLMPTLAVTMADQKSRTFSSVTSPDKSGATIRIMPGLGVIPQKQGQTITMTTTTGSKTLTASTCANVVTMAASVVAGAKGITVAPGVSCSPLTLGTATATVRQVPATVVTTQTGKLPARITVPLSVLNQPLKSKSVVTTPIVKGSLNTNISSLGRNIILTTMPAGTKLIAGNKPVSFVTAQQFQQLQQQGQATQVRIQTVQAQQLQQHMATGSPKSVSTVVVTTAPSPKCAPDPPPAPKQ
- the nfrkb gene encoding nuclear factor related to kappa-B-binding protein isoform X2, which encodes MDALTHMLTDPLDPKEENDGQITEECMLGNCRLNLPEDLLEDPDIFFSVMSESTWSEVLSDSQRKHLRQFLPQFPDNNVAEQDSTISDLFNNKDFNFGNPLYLAQKQFRDGYFNPEVVKYRQLCAKSQRKRQLYSLQQYYHKLLKHILVSRKELLEFAVHNGLDFPPKRKLPTKTHVEMREPRVRRRLSRILKEVKTECGDSNVSSDDDDISSWTPAPQSPPSPTPTVSLRVLPSLSTQDMKTTEKIELGERDLKAMLQNHREKRKRQPDHPDLVTSDLHLGDILSRANIGRKGTVPLFDLSLPKKKIKDERRKKKMRTIKVESEDPCEILAPSDTPSAPPTSIINSLPDTPSTPLPNIKEEIVEESQSSPVPVEEIAISFFSLLESILRAETLNSTSLLEEKVQMWQSSPASCLNVWFSSVPCWSDLVLQALQFLAGETKDGMMALPSGFSPFLEFADESQQWRWIGPTQDTEKDLSALCQLWLDSKDLVIKTENEDMLEMTSPTSRVSTDYVVRPSTGDERQVFQIQEQQRYNQPHKAFTFRMHGFESVVGPVKGVFDKEMSLNKAREHTLLRSDRPPYVTILSLVRDAAARLPNGEGTRAEICELLKDSQFLAPDVTSAQVNTVVSGALDRLHYEKDPCVKYDIGRKLWIYLHRSRSQEEFERIHQAQAAAAKARKALQQKPKPASKPKSGSKDGSSKTTGCLEAGQDIGSNPMSPTPTTPTPNTPGTPMSPLPCTTTTPTKTGVPDTIKTSTGVLLVSPPSLPQLGTILPTSQACPPVSQPVTSQHAARIVSHLATGSLPQVRVVSTQPGLGSSVGGQQATLVHQTPHQIRMPVSMSAKSISQAVVSVPLRSQSASPVQVPTTLSVSAVAVAKPQARSPGSPANNPVSPAMLQGVTSPNIKQVSITGQLGMKTGGAGIPITATNLRIQGKDVLRLPPSSITTDAKGQTVLRITPDMMATLAKSPVATVKLTPDFLSSATTGSKSISATLHVTPPHHSPSSASSATSCTGEVQTTKAGPVTANLLKAAGDTAIRLMPTLAVTMADQKSRTFSSVTSPDKSGATIRIMPGLGVIPQKQGQTITMTTTTGSKTLTASTCANVVTMAASVVAGAKGITVAPGVSCSPLTLGTATATVRQVPATVVTTQTGKLPARITVPLSVLNQPLKSKSVVTTPIVKGSLNTNISSLGRNIILTTMPAGTKLIAGNKPVSFVTAQQFQQLQQQGQATQVRIQTVQAQQLQQHMATGSPKSVSTVVVTTAPSPKCAPDPPPAPKQ